In Aspergillus fumigatus Af293 chromosome 2, whole genome shotgun sequence, a genomic segment contains:
- a CDS encoding rhamnogalacturonan acetylesterase — protein sequence MRLPLLSFFILPLYALPTPSHSPKPPFFLLAGDSTTAKQSSNGGGWGDGFLNTTLFHGASGLNYGHNGATTVSFRAGGDWETVLSKVAEYKDRYAPFVTIQFGHNDQKPAANISLAEYTRNLEQFVSEARNAGATPILVTPLSRRNYETSNVTGEPTIILSLADQRAATIAAAKNSRAAYIDLNGASTRYLNRIGPEKAYMYNLNPEDRTHLNAEGSIVFGGMVAELIDGVFAGLKKAGYVRVDPRLKRALDQGVYYWPDSVDES from the coding sequence ATGCGTCTTCCTCTCCTAtctttcttcatcctccccctCTATGCCCTGCCCACTCCCAGCCACTCCCCCAAACCGCCCTTTTTCCTCTTAGCCGGCGACAGCACAACCGCCAAGCAATCCTCCAACGGTGGCGGCTGGGGTGACGGGTTCCTCAACACGACCCTCTTCCACGGCGCCAGCGGCCTCAACTACGGCCATAACGGCGCCACGACCGTCAGCTTCCGCGCCGGAGGGGACTGGGAGACGGTTCTAAGCAAAGTAGCCGAGTACAAGGACCGTTACGCGCCTTTCGTGACCATCCAGTTCGGACACAACGACCAGAAACCCGCCGCCAACATCTCCCTCGCCGAGTACACACGCAACCTCGAGCAATTCGTCAGCGAGGCGCGCAACGCAGGTGCGACGCCCATCCTGGTGACCCCACTTTCACGCCGGAATTACGAGACTTCCAACGTCACCGGCGAGCCTACTATCATCTTGAGTCTGGCCGACCAGCGCGCGGCGACAATTGCGGCGGCGAAGAATTCGCGTGCGGCGTACATCGATCTGAACGGTGCGAGTACGCGGTATCTGAATAGAATTGGACCCGAGAAGGCGTACATGTATAACCTCAATCCGGAGGACCGGACGCATCTGAATGCGGAGGGCAGTATCGTGTTCGGGGGAATGGTGGCCGAGTTGATCGACGGGGTTTTTGCGGGGTTGAAAAAGGCGGGGTATGTCAGGGTAGATCCCAGACTGAAGAGGGCGCTGGATCAGGGGGTGTATTATTGGCCGGACTCTGTGGATGAGAGCTAG
- a CDS encoding putative C2H2 finger domain protein, with protein sequence MSRNQSTPPAKDKEPKKLEDLEDNTVLEIITHSLQRDNLAPGGLLLRENFSALDRRHLPYPKWRCNECHFEFATAKLRDRHEASHWHTSGGESLGMSLMGYQSLLDRAWPSCHVPDSAQANEKDIGIPEPSRQLVFEEFINSPREYKHDGLPPAPHIYPVPYVGTEEASILKAAKRS encoded by the exons ATGTCGCGGAATCAAAGCACCCCGCCCGCAAAGGACAAAGAACccaagaagctggaagatctggaggatAACACGGTCCTCGAGATCATCACCCATAGTCTCCAGCGCGACAACCTTGCCCCGGGAGGTCTTTTACTCCGGGAGAATTTCAGTGCTCTGGATCGACGGCATCTGCCATATCCGAAATGGCGCTGCAATGAATGTCACTTTGAGTTCGCGACTGCCAAACTGCGCGACCGCCACGAGGCAAGCC ACTGGCACACTTCCGGTGGAGAGTCACTAGGCATGTCGCTCATGGGGTATCAAAGTCTTCTAGACCGTGCGTGGCCTTCTTGCCATGTTCCTGATTCTGCGCAGGCTAATGAAAAGGATATAGGAATTCCGGAACCTTCCCGGCAGCTAGTTTTCGAGGAGTTCATCAACTCGCCCCGAGAATACAAGCACGATGGCCTGCCCCCGGCGCCTCATATCTATCCGGTTCCGTATGTTGGGACCGAGGAGGCAAGCATCTTGAAGGCAGCCAAGCGATCATGA
- a CDS encoding metallophosphatase domain-containing protein — protein sequence MSNTKSSTRHTMYSLHEHKHLCRRAMTFSASGLDTLLHRPARESISSRLLRAPVPVLAELLYTRFAQTRTPTPTDHDGPTIRVVCISDTHNTQPQLPEGDLLIHAGDLTQSGTHAELEAQIGWLDRQPHRFKVAIAGNHELCLDPKTPAEAPGGNDPVDWKSIRYPENSSTILDFGYRRVKVFGTPYTPQHGNWAFQYPRNENIWDKIWIPEDTDILVTHGPQKTHLDLGRYGCKFLRDRLWSAKQKPWLHVFGHVHGANGKETLCWDEFQRAYESIMDNEAKWPSMIRLLWHAFLRLIRLSDTCERTVMVNAAAIGGLRDEKRRDAICVDI from the coding sequence ATGAGCAATACTAAATCATCGACAAGACATACTATGTACAGTCTTCACGAGCACAAACATCTCTGTAGAAGAGCTATGACCTTCAGTGCATCAGGCTTGGACACTCTCCTGCACCGTCCAGCACGAGAAAGCATCAGTAGCCGCTTGCTGAGGGCCCCAGTGCCTGTTCTTGCGGAACTTCTTTACACGCGATTCGCTCAAACACGCACGCCCACGCCTACTGACCATGATGGCCCAACCATCCGCGTGGTTTGCATCTCAGATACTCACAACACCCAGCCGCAACTGCCAGAGGGAGACCTCCTCATCCACGCAGGCGATCTCACCCAGTCCGGGACTCACGCCGAGCTAGAAGCACAGATCGGATGGCTCGATCGCCAGCCCCATCGCTTCAAGGTAGCGATCGCGGGAAATCACGAGCTGTGTCTGGATCCGAAAACACCAGCTGAAGCACCTGGTGGCAATGATCCAGTTGACTGGAAATCAATCCGGTATCCGGAGAACTCGTCGACAATCCTCGACTTTGGGTACAGACGCGTCAAAGTGTTTGGGACCCCCTACACCCCGCAACACGGGAACTGGGCTTTCCAGTATCCGCGGAATGAGAATATCTGGGACAAGATATGGATCCCTGAGGACACAGATATTCTGGTCACACACGGCCCGCAGAAAACACATTTAGATTTGGGACGGTATGGATGTAAATTCCTTCGGGACCGGTTATGGTCAGCCAAACAAAAGCCTTGGCTGCATGTGTTCGGTCATGTCCATGGGGCGAATGGGAAGGAGACTCTCTGCTGGGATGAGTTTCAACGAGCGTACGAGAGCATCATGGATAATGAGGCAAAATGGCCAAGTATGATCCGGTTACTGTGGCATGCATTTCTACGGCTTATACGCCTGAGCGATACATGCGAAAGGACTGTGATGGTGAACGCCGCTGCAATTGGAGGACTCCGCGACGAAAAGAGACGGGACGCTATCTGCGTTGATATCTAA
- a CDS encoding MAP7 domain-containing protein — MVEPKRADSALTDALTEFAQAAGLQGGVAPASASVVFQVVEDANRKFQSSSPKSIKFSQKLLPCLESLNRFSSVIDTFIQSNPTISGLVWGSLKFLLQGALQFTSYLERLGEMFEEFGQFFPVVSEYETIFETSDTVRAAVLHLYTDVVHFFTRAVKFLKRKPRDLIFRTLVKPFEHDYAQILKRYQIHRNELQIVALAAMERNARKERELAEIARDAAEKERVAAENERKEAAAERQRAEQAREDLREEIKRQEAHRKEASRARKEVREETKNQEVHRMVVQGQLKGKIRTLVRGNPTADTSHLVGLESDSMMRWLDPPDYESMLSQMVRQRHEDTVLWIEKHPKYLSWRQYANWARDILWIYGGPGMGKTILSATIVEDLRRLHITQSPRQTTKRYAVCFFFFDSSNFFEQPEVVMLRALVAQLLHQVDKPDPLNQIYLARRSAHASLTELREAFSTLVSDCSGVYVVIDGLDDAANASDALQLLLMLLVQVSPVMKLLVTSRPEPDIRRFFHSHPQFELTEDITQPDVRRVVTTRVQSACEDKKIRVSDPNLRQEIVDALVSSSSGVFLWATMQVKHLQTLRVQTDRTLRAAVRNLPSGVADIYGRILAKINSYAEEDRLLAEELLRWVVCARRPLNVSELCCALAIDIGDEELNLDNVPTNTSEIVDACSPLLSIGDKGTVSLVHSTVAQFLLDPSNKASVPMGTDRYFIEQTDAHTMLAEKCISYLSLLSFRNRISGTQTLAKITHEEIHAFPLLEYAALTWWKHVAHSAVSKASAKRLVDLMFNFAKSSQGLTWLEVSITLSRSLEHLHTISMQLRAWFRRLEFKHAHIDELKLWLDGLVDLTRVWDSILRDSPFELRSTVKKFSTEGQFFQKHFGSDFIGEIGPPPASLPRINTNPTVAEGNAFDILVDDEEGYVLHPSGKLRFQFTWDIMQSNGTNSLRYTIYAESPITRRHFKTVEFAHEIPWKLPQGFHLGLHSVAFSPDWVYLAIATVESVRGLPTGRRYQGKTTIRVFLWRMRDLDEAGEELLFDLPWIIPTRSSDGNVYSGYVGQAQYDAFRGSRCAVAFHRIKSTLYLQTPFGAVDVETGTSLEHSRYLQSVVTQPTVTQCTFSPDGRRIAMVRNHTDFEIANIDGSNVCATKLVGEICEILSISRTGRYVAICLNQPATSSQLTQSRLVVLDTVTSTIQVLLTGTQERRFDEVSFKLRGWLSWSQWAAQGRYMKFMPKGLAPVRPDRHCIQVYSVFNWLVGGASSELYIEPDIDHLLDPQEQRWDLVQPAAVRRELPLSSSATYLFSDRTIRLSDSSFVLSVGFSPEDEHCCILTSKQTVLLPSSLQSSPLTSVPPTADKQQKTTYQTYTRLFDHNRKLGCFQLAYHGTQGRWMDYLDYKTHNIAQSITARVYIWDLCGTPRLVRDQLLQLDEVEINLLRYEQCRRLDVAFHPASDRMAIFNVVYNLDLITSSSMEYQIYHETNKFHPDIAAGRTNNTWQVSFSPDGRYIAFAVTASTRTPGLFGKRGEITNAVVLFETDKPSTPLCSQISSHKGDTLAMGSCSVTFHPTDRKLLWTSSFVFTDATTKTTTKLLDFSLKPYETTFITDLKYDDFKFVPTPSGNQIYGQPSQAGHPGFWDRLDTNTHIPQPTNLLEPGQIQLTGLAQRTRHITGIIAAPASTSTSDGPTSTFTFTKKTILQLPPSTHLHQNAVRVLQRTNDYLVILLFQDGPVHLKNTKTRGSASTNDTETENLVKPILIPVDAKELASRPVSPLKAGDVDDIHPLLTISQES, encoded by the exons ATGGTCGAGCCCAAGCGCGCTGATTCGGCTTTGACGGATGCCCTGACCGAGTTTGCCCAAGCTGCGGGCCTCCAAGGGGGGGTAGCACCGGCGTCAGCCTCTGTAGTCTTCCAGGTTGTGGAGGACGCCAACCGCAAGTTTCAGTCCTCATCCCCCAAGTCTATCAAGTTTTCACAGAAGTTATTACCATGTCTCGAGTCGCTCAACCGGTTTTCGTCTGTCATAGACACATTCATCCAGTCGAATCCCACCATCTCCGGTTTAGTCTGGGGTAGTCTCAAATTCCTGTTACAG GGAGCACTGCAATTTACCTCCTACCTCGAACGGCTGGGTGAAATGTTTGAAGAATTTGGCCAATTTTTCCCTGTTGTTTCCGAATATGAAACGATCTTCGAGACCTCCGATACGGTCCGAGCTGCGGTGTTGCATTTGTACACAGATGTTGTCCACTTCTTCACTCGAGCAGTGAAGTTtctgaagagaaagc CAAGAGATCTCATCTTTCGGACGCTTGTCAAACCGTTTGAGCACGACTATGCGCAAATCCTTAAGCGCTACCAGATACACCGCAACGAACTGCAGATCGTGGCACTTGCTGCGATGGAGAGGAATGCCAGAAAGGAGCGGGAACTGGCTGAGATTGCTCGTGACGCGGCCGAAAAGGAGAGAGTCGCCGCGGAAAATGAACGTAAAGAGGCAGCAGCTGAGAGGCAGCGCGCCGAGCAAGCGAGAGAAGATCTTCGCGAGGAAATCAAACGGCAGGAAGCGCACCGGAAGGAGGCGTCGCGAGCACGAAAAGAGGTCCGGGAGGAGACTAAGAACCAGGAGGTCCACCGCATGGTGGTTCAGGGGCAACTGAAAGGTAAGATCAGAACTCTTGTCCGAGGCAACCCTACGGCTGATACATCTCATTTGGTAGGCCTGGAATCAGATTCAATGATGCGGTGGTTAGATCCCCCGGACTATGAAAGTATGCTGAGTCAGATGGTCAGGCAACGCCATGAAGATACTGTTCTCTGGATTGAGAAGCATCCCAAGTATCTCTCCTGGAGACAATATGCCAACTGGGCGCGTGACATTTTATGGATCTATGGCGGTCCTGGTATGGGAAAGACTATTCTATCGGCGACCATCGTTGAGGACCTTAGACGCCTTCACATCACGCAGAGTCCTCGTCAGACAACCAAGCGATACGccgtctgtttcttcttcttcgattcGAGCAATTTCTTTGAGCAGCCAGAAGTGGTAATGCTCCGAGCCCTCGTGGCACAGCTGCTGCACCAAGTCGACAAGCCCGACCCCCTCAACCAAATCTACCTTGCACGACGCTCGGCGCATGCGTCACTGACAGAGCTCAGGGAGGCATTCTCGACCCTGGTGAGCGACTGCTCGGGTGTCTATGTTGTTATTGATGGACTAGACGATGCGGCGAACGCCAGCGATGCCCTGCAGCTTTTGCTCATGCTCTTGGTCCAGGTTTCACCCGTCATGAAGCTGCTGGTCACCAGCCGTCCTGAGCCCGATATTCGGCGCTTCTTCCATTCCCACCCGCAGTTTGAGTTGACAGAGGATATCACTCAACCGGATGTGCGACGAGTCGTCACGACTCGCGTCCAGTCAGCGTGtgaggacaagaagatcagaGTTTCTGACCCTAACCTTCGGCAGGAGATTGTTGACGCCCTCGTCTCAAGTAGCTCCGGAGT ATTCCTCTGGGCGACAATGCAGGTGAAGCACCTCCAGACTCTTCGCGTGCAGACTGATCGAACTCTACGCGCTGCTGTCCGCAATCTGCCCAGTGGTGTTGCGGATATCTATGGCCGCATCCTAGCCAAGATAAACTCCTACGCGGAGGAAGATCGCCTGCTGGCCGAGGAGCTCCTTCGCTGGGTTGTCTGCGCCAGGCGACCGCTGAACGTTTCCGAACTGTGCTGCGCGCTTGCAATCGACATCGGAGACGAGGAACTAAACTTGGATAACGTCCCGACTAACACGAGTGAGATCGTAGACGCCTGCAGCCCTCTCCTCTCCATCGGGGACAAGGGGACTGTCAGCCTAGTTCACTCAACGGTGGCACAGTTTCTTCTGGACCCTTCCAACAAAGCCTCTGTCCCTATGGGCACCGACCGATACTTCATCGAGCAGACAGACGCTCATACTATGCTGGCAGAGAAGTGTATATCATATCTGTCTTTGCTTTCGTTTCGCAATCGTATCTCCGGGACACAGACATTGGCGAAGATCACGCACGAGGAAATCCACGCGTTTCCTTTACTGGAATACGCGGCTTTGACTTGGTGGAAGCATGTCGCTCACTCCGCCGTCTCGAAGGCCTCGGCAAAGAGACTTGTGGACTTGATGTTCAACTTCGCTAAATCAAGTCAGGGTCTGACTTGGCTCGAGGTGTCAATCACCTTGTCGCGCTCCCTGGAACATTTACACACCATATCGATGCAACTGCGTGCATGGTTTCGCCGGCTGGAGTTTAAGCATGCGCATATCGACGAACTCAAGCTCTGGTTGGATGGCCTCGTAGATCTCACCCGCGTCTGGGATTCCATCCTAAGAGATTCCCCCTTTGAACTGAGGTCTACCGTTAAGAAGTTTAGTACCGAGGGGCAGTTCTTCCAGAAGCATTTTGGCTCCGACTTTATAGGGGAAATCGGGCCACCCCCTGCCTCGTTGCCGCGGATCAATACCAATCCCACTGTGGCAGAGGGAAACGCATTCGATATCTTGgtcgacgacgaggaaggcTATGTCCTGCATCCGTCGGGAAAGCTTCGCTTCCAGTTCACCTGGGATATCATGCAAAGCAATGGAACCAACTCCCTGAGATACACTATCTATGCCGAAAGCCCGATCACAAGGAGGCATTTCAAGACGGTTGAATTTGCCCACGAAATACCCTGGAAGCTTCCGCAGGGCTTCCACCTCGGACTGCATTCGGTGGCTTTTAGTCCTGATTGGGTTTACCTCGCTATCGCTACGGTTGAGTCCGTGAGAGGACTGCCTACGGGACGCCGATACCAGGGCAAGACTACTATCCGTGTTTTCCTCTGGCGGATGCGAGACCTCGATGAAGCTGGCGAAGAATTGCTTTTCGATCTTCCCTGGATAATACCTACCAGGAGTAGTGACGGAAATGTTTACAGCGGCTACGTTGGTCAAGCCCAGTATGATGCCTTCCGGGGCTCTCGATGTGCAGTTGCCTTCCACAGAATCAAGTCCACTCTCTACCTGCAGACACCGTTCGGAGCGGTGGATGTAGAAACAGGTACTTCCCTGGAACATTCTCGGTATCTCCAAAGTGTCGTAACCCAACCGACTGTGACCCAATGCACATTCAGCCCCGATGGGCGTCGAATCGCGATGGTCAGGAACCATACAGATTTCGAAATTGCCAATATTGATGGTTCCAACGTGTGCGCCACGAAGCTTGTGGGGGAGATATGCGAGATCCTGAGCATTAGCAGGACAGGCCGATATGTAGCGATCTGCCTCAACCAGCCTGCCACGTCTTCGCAGCTAACCCAGTCGCGTCTTGTCGTTCTCGACACGGTCACCAGTACAATCCAGGTTCTGCTGACGGGAACTCAGGAACGACGGTTTGACGAGGTGTCTTTTAAGCTCCGTGGCTGGCTATCGTGGTCTCAATGGGCCGCCCAGGGACGATACATGAAGTTCATGCCCAAGGGACTGGCCCCCGTTCGACCAGACAGGCACTGCATTCAAGTTTATTCCGTCTTCAACTGGCTAGTTGGCGGAGCCTCTAGTGAGCTGTACATCGAACCCGACATTGACCATCTGCTGGACCCTCAGGAGCAGCGTTGGGATCTAGTGCAGCCCGCGGCTGTCAGAAGAGAACTGCCGCTCTCATCCAGTGCGACCTATCTATTCTCAGATCGGACCATTCGTCTCTCGGATAGCTCGTTTGTGTTATCCGTGGGCTTCTcgccggaggatgagcacTGCTGTATTCTCACATCCAAGCAGACAGTCCTTCTTCCCAGCTCGCTGCAGTCATCGCCCCTGACCTCGGTGCCCCCTACGGCTGACAAACAGCAGAAGACCACATACCAGACGTATACTCGTCTGTTTGACCACAACAGAAAACTTGGTTGCTTTCAACTAGCCTACCA TGGCACGCAAGGGCGCTGGATGGACTATCTGGACTATAAGACGCACAATATTGCCCAGAGCATCACGGCCCGTGTGTACATATGGGATCTCTGCGGCACTCCAAGGCTCGTCCGTGACCAGCTTCTGCAACTGGATGAGGTTGAAATCAACCTGCTTCGGTACGAACAGTGTCGCCGGCTGGATGTGGCTTTCCACCCGGCCAGTGATCGCATGGCAATCTTCAATGTAGTATACAACCTCGACCTGattaccagcagcagcatggaATACCAGATATACCATGAGACGAACAAGTTCCATCCGGATATCGCAGCCGGACGTACGAACAACACCTGGCAAGTATCCTTCAGTCCGGACGGCAGGTACATTGCGTTTGCCGTCACGGCGAGTACCCGAACTCCAGGACTCTTTGGGAAACGAGGAGAAATCACCAATGCTGTGGTTCTGTTCGAAACCGACAAGCCCAGTACCCCGTTATGCTCGCAGATATCGAGCCACAAGGGCGATACTCTCGCCATGGGCTCGTGTTCTGTTACATTTCACCCAACGGATAGGAAGCTACTCTGGACATCATCGTTTGTGTTCACCGACGCCACGACCAAGACAACCACAAAGCTACTGGACTTCAGTCTCAAGCCATACGAAACGACCTTTATCACAG ACCTCAAATACGACGACTTCAAGTTCGTCCCCACCCCCTCCGGAAACCAAATCTACGGCCAACCCTCCCAAGCCGGCCATCCTGGCTTCTGGGACCGTCTCGACACAAACACACATATCCCGCAGCCAACTAATCTCCTTGAACCCGGTCAGATCCAGCTCACCGGCCTGGCACAACGTACTCGACACATCACCGGCATCATCGCCGCCCCcgcctcgacctcgacctctGACGGGCCAACGTCCACATTCACATTCACCAAGAAGACCATCCTCCAACTACCCCCTTCCACGCACCTTCACCAAAACGCCGTGCGAGTTCTCCAGCGAACAAACGATtacctcgtcatcctcctcttccaggacGGCCCCGTCCACTTGAAGAACACTAAAACCCGCGGGAGCGCCAGCACGAATGACACCGAGACCGAGAACCTCGTAAAACCGATTCTAATCCCTGTAGATGCGAAGGAGCTCGCGTCGCGGCCCGTCTCGCCGCTCAAGGCAGGCGACGTGGATGATATCCACCCTCTACTCACGATATCTCAGGAGAGTTGA